A stretch of DNA from Psychrilyobacter piezotolerans:
CTTCCAATATCAGTCTTTGTGGCGGTTGCACTGGTATTTTATGTCAAAAACAACAATAAACTTATGATGACAGTATTCAGGAGTATGACAGGAATTCCTTCGGTTATCTACGGATTAATAGGTTTTGTGTTCATTGTTCAGGGATTTGAAAAAAATTTAAATATGACTTCGGGAGAAACTATTATAGGCGGTGGAATTCTCCTTGCTATAATGGTTATCCCCTATAGCCTTTCTACAATATTTGAAACTATAAGAAAATTAGATGAAAAATACAGAGAAGTATCAAAATCCATGGGAGTAAGCCAGGAATATTATATATATAAATTAATACTTCCTAAGAGCATATACGGTATTATATCTGGAATAATTTTATCTTTTGGGAGAGCCGTGGGAGAAACTATGGCAGTGATCATGTTAATAGGAAATTCTAAGGTTATGCCTACCCTCTTTTCTAAAGGGGAAACACTTTCAGGGCTGATAGCACTTGAAATGGGATCGGCTGAAATAGAAAGTTTTCATTATTATGCTCTTTCTGGTGCAGGCTTTTTTCTAATAATAATTTTAATTTTTATGGGCTTTTTATTTGAATATTTTTTGAAAAAAAATCAGGTGGTTTAATGGGAAAAATTATAAAAACTTTATCTTATTTTAGTTTGACTTTATTAATAATTATTGTTTCAATATTATTTATCTATCCTTTTTACAGGGCTGATTTTATATTGGAGAATAAAATATTTTCTGCAATGGTAGGAACCTTTGAAATAGGTGTTTTTTCAATGATTTTTGGGGGAATACTGGCTATTGCAGCTGCAGTTTATAATGTTTTTTATTGTAAAAAAGGAAAAAAAATTTTATCTGCAGTGATCAGATGCAGTGCGGGAATTCCATCGATTATATTAGGACTATTTGGATATCATTTTTTTGTAATAAAGATGGGATTGGGAAGATGTATGCTGACCAGCTCCCTTACTTTAGGAATAATGATATTTCCGTATATTGAAATAGAGTTAGAAAAATGTTTTAATGAAGTTTCCCGGGATTTGATAGATATGTCTGAAAGTTTAGGAGTGTCCAGGGAGTATATGCTGGTTAAATTGATTTTTCCAGTTTGCAGGGTTGAGATCTTAAATATTCTGACCCTTGCCAGTGGTTTTGCAATGGGAGCAACAGCTCCTATTATCCTGACAGGTGCAATAATGTATGGAAAAACAGGAGATATAATGAAGCCATTCATGGCTCTTCCTTACCACATATATATATTAACTTCTGAAGGAATTTCTGTAGAAGGTGCATTTACGGCAAGTTCTATCCTCTTGGTGATGGTTTTATTCTTAAATTTAGGGGCTAAAAGAGTCTTTAATTCTGTTTTTAATTTTTTTTATAATAAAAATTAAATCTTTATTTGGAAATGTAAACGAAATACTTTTTTTAGAATCAGGGGGAGAGAGATGTTAAGAACAGCAATATTTATGGAGATTAATGAGATAAAAAACCTGGATGAAAGAAGAGTAGATCTTAGATCGGAATTGATTTTTAATCCAGATAATCGTATGGCGTTGAGAGAATTAAGAGCAATACTTTGTTTTCAAAAAAAAACAGATGACGCCATAGATGTCTACAAGAAAATGTTGGAATTAGACCCCAAAAATGCAGAGTATATGGCATATATGGGATATCTTTACTATGAAAAGGATAATTTTCCAGAGGCTATAGAGCTGTTTAACAAGGCTTTAGATATAGACCCAGAAGCGCCATTTGTATATTTTTTATTGGGAAATGCTTTTTCAAGGATAGGAAGGATAGTAGATGCCATAAGAGCTTATGATCTGGCGATATTTTTAGATTTTGATATCTATGATGCCCATGTAGAATTTGCTATAAAATATGAAAGAATGGGGCGATTAAAAAGAGCGCTAAAGGAATATATAGCTGCCTATGAAATTGATCCAAGAGATGAAGCTATTAAAGAAAAGATAGACTTTTTAAGAGAAAAGATAGGAGAATAAAACGAAACTATAAAATATTTAATATAAAGGAGGGCGACCCAAAAGGGTTGCCCGTTTTTTTGAGGTACATAAATAATTATGGAGAATATTTTTTCTCAAAGGAACAGATTTCTAAAGTTAACAAAACAAGAAGTAAAGAATGGGGCTGCTTCAAATTTTGTTTAAACACTAAAAATCAATAAAAAAAGTTTAGTTTTATTAATTTAATATTAGAATTTCCTTTTAATTTTTAATATCTATGTTATACTTTCTTAAACTACAACATAGGAGGATTAATTATGCATTTTTTTATTAACACTAAAACTCAAGAGATTCATTCAGCTAAATGTTCAATCTTACCAAAACAACTTGGAATATCTTCAGTTTTTTATACTGATTTTAAACTTTATATTAATTTAGGATTTCATAAAAATTTAGAATCTGTCATAATGATGGGAATTTCTAAAGGTTATATGAATGCTAGACCCTCTTCTTGCTGTTGTACTTCAATAGGTTGGTAACTTTTAATAATAACACTTGATATAAATTCATAATAGACTGACAATAAAGAAGATGAGCTTGTGCTCTAGATATTAAAAAAAGGCATTTAAGCCTTTTTTTAATAGTATGGAATAAATTCCTCCACATATTGAATTGAATTTGTTGCAAGAATAATCTTAGCATTTTCTGAAGTTTCTAAAACAATAAAGTTTTTATTTGCAGAAATAATTTTTACGCCTTCATACTCGATACCATGTTCTTCAACATAGTTTTTAATACTGGTTTTTATATTTACTCTATCAAAACCCAATAATTTACTTAAATCTAACATCTTAATCCCCCCTTTAAATTCTGAATGGTGTGATTCAAGATTTTTAAAAATACCCTGTAAGATATTCTTGAACTGCACTATTGAGACTTTAACTCTTTGAGTTTTTTTCTATTTGAATTTTAAATGTTGATTATAATATACAACATTATTAAATAACTACTAAGTTTTAATTAGATTATACTATGAAAAGTGTTCTTTTACTACACTTAAAAAATTAAAATGGAACAAAATTTACACCAGCTCTGTTTTTAGATGAATATGCAGGTAAGGGTAGAAAACCCTAATTTTTACCGAAGATTGTCTTTAATAAAGGCAGGGAATATGAAAAAAAATATGTATATATATCGAAAAATACCAACATATCCTCCTAAATTAATAAGTAAAAGAATTATAATTTGGCAAAGACCATAATATTATATTTTTTTCAATCAAAAATTAAAGACTTTCTTATATCTGTCAGAATAAAAAAGTCTTTAAAACACTATAATTTCAGGGGGGAGATTCTGTTTATCGAAAAAAAGCATTTGATTTAGCATACAAAATATGTTATAATTTTAAAAAGAATACATTATGAAGTAGATAAAATGATTACTTAGTTGGTGAGGTCTATGATATTTTTTATAGTATAGATGCGAGCTAATTGAACAAAAGGAAAATTTGATTTGAAAAATATTTGTAGAACTGGGGTTTATTCAGGGTCTCTTTAGAGGCAATGAGTTATGCTACTTATGTGGCATATTGTGAGTCTATCAGACGAAACTTAAACACTCTAACTCTATTACCGCTATGGTAGTAGAATTAGAGTGTTTTTTTCTTTTTGGGGCATATGGTTAAATTAAAGAATGTTATTAAAAAATTTGAAAATGAAAAAGTAAAAAAGATATTTGAAATAAAAGTAAAAAAAAATAATTATTATGGGGGAGATGAGACATGAAAATTGCAGTTTTTATGGGTGGAATATCAACTGAGAGGGAAGTTTCACTAAAAACAGGGAGTGCAGTATTAAACAGTTTAATAAGACAGGGATATGAGGCATATGGAGTGAACTTAACAAATGAGAATCTCGTCACATCATTTATTGAAAATGAATATGATATAGCATTTTTATCTTTGCATGGTGGGTGTGGAGAAGATGGCAGAGTTCAAGGCTTACTTGATCTTTTGGGGAAAAAATATACAGGGTCTCAAGCGGCTCCAAGCACAGTGGCAATGGATAAAATTATAACTAAAAAGATAGCAGATAGCCTTGGAATAAAAATTCCTAAGACTTATACAAACAAAGAGGAAATAGATAAGTTTCCAATAGTTATAAAACCGTCAAAAGAAGGGTCTAGTACAGGGCTTTATATTTGTAAAGATATGGAAGATGTAGAAGAGGCTTTGGAAAGTCTATCAAATAGAAGTGTAATAATAGAAGAGTATATAAAGGGTGTAGAACTAACTGCAGGGGTTTTAGATGGGGAAGCTCTTGGGGTATTGAAGATAATTCCACATGATGGAATATACAACTATGAGTCAAAATATACAGGAGGAAAGACAGAATACGAGTATCCTGCAAAGATATCGGCAGAGGCTTATGAAAATGCTATGAGAAATGCTAAACTTATCCATGATGAACTTAAGTTAAGTGGTGCGTCTAGAAGTGACTTTATATTATGCAATGATAAAGTCTATTTTTTAGAGGTTAATACCTGCCCTGGAATGACAGAGACAAGTCTTCTTCCTAAACTTGCAACTCTTAAAAACTATACATTTGATGATGTGGTAAAAAAAATAATTTTTACTTCTCATAAAAAATAGGTTCAAAACAGATAGGGTGGTACCTATCTGTTTTTTTAATTATAAACTATGATATCTATATCATTATATACTCACATACAAAAAAATTATTTAGGAACAGCATGCTTAAAATGTTATTTAGTGAATTTGTCAACAACAATTATTCAAGTAGAAAAGAAAAATAACAGCACCTTTCAAATATACCCTGAAAATGATTATAAACTTCGGTTTAAACCAAGAGAAAATAATTTTTAGTGTAAATTAGAGGATTTTCTGTGTCCGTAATATTCTTAGTTTATGAAATAAACTTTAGAGATATTGGTGATGCCCACATCGGGTAGTCTCAAAGAGATCCGTGTTCTATGGGTTAAAGGTTCTTGCCCAGAAAAAAAATCAGGTCTAATAACCTGATTTTTTTTATATAAATATTATTATTTTGAGGATAGCATGGAACCCAATGCTTTTCCTCTATGTTTATGTGTTAAATAAACTCCTCAATTACATTGTTATTTTAACATGATTTTATTAATTTTTTGTATTTGTATCTTATAGATATTTCGCCCCGTAGCTTGTTGAGTTACTTTTCTTTCTATTCATAGAACTGTATAAAAGCTTTCAAACCTTTATTTTTAGAAACCTCCCCTTTTAGCCGCTTCATTAAAATCTTCTATAGCTCCTTCATAATCTCCTAATTCCCGTTTTGCTGCCCCTCTATAGTTGTATACATCTATAGAGTTTGGATCGAGCTCTATTGCCTTATTAAAATCTTCTATAGCTCCATTGAAATCTCCTAAATTCATTTTTGCTGCACCTCTACTAAAATATGCTGTTGCATAATTTGGATCCAATGCTATTGCTTTATCAAAGTCTTTTATTGCTTCTCTAGCATTTCTTAACATATTTTTCGCATTTCCTCTATTGTTGTATGCACCTATATGGTTTGGATCGAGTTCTATTGTCTTATTAAAATCTTCTATAGCTCCATTGAAATCTCCTAATTTAGCTTTTGCTAGTCCTCTATCGCAATATGCTGTTGCATAATTGGGATCTAGCTCTATTGCCTTATCACAATCTTTTATAGCTCCTCTATAATTTCCTAGATAATATTTAGCAAGACTTCTACTGTTATAAGCCAATTTAAAATCGGGGTCGAGTCCTATTGCCTTATTAAAATCTTCTATAGATCCATTGAAATCTCCTAATTCAGCTTTTAACAGTCCTCTATCGTAATATACCCATTTAAAATTGGGATCTAGCTCTATTGCCTTATTAAAATCTTCTATAGCTCCATTGGAATCTCCTAAGTTAATTTTTGCTAGTCCTCTATTATAATATGCTGTTTCATAATTGGGATCCAATTTTATTGTTTTATCAAAGTCTTTTTTAGCATCTCTAAAATTTCCCAAAGCATTTCTCATAACCCCTCTATTGTTGTATGCTATTTTAAAATTGGGGTCTAATTTTATTGCCTTATTGTAATCCTCAATTGCCCCTTCATAATCTCCTAAGTTCTGTTTTGCTAATCCACTACTAAGATAAATATTTTTTTCATTTAATTCTTTTTTTAATTGATTTTCTTCTTTTGATTTCACATCACTATCAAGTTTAAAGTATCCTGCTAGAGCTAAAAATAATAGAATTGTTCCTATAATTTTATTTTTCATTTTTTCACCCCCTTTTATTTAATTTACAATTTTTTCTATAATGTCCTTTAGAAAATCTGAATTTACATTTCTAAAAGGAGGTGATTTTTTTGAAATAAAAGGAAAAATTAAATAATCGCGGACAAAATTTAAAGGAAATCGAAGACAAAACAGTAAAAAATACCAAATAAAAGGACACTAGAAATAGTGTCCTTTTAAGGCTGATTTTATTATTTTTTTAAATGAAGGTTACAAAATATTAAAGGGCAACATTTATTAAAGAGGTTAGTAAAATATCGTATCCAAATAAATTAATACATAAGTCTACCTTTAATTTTTCCATCTTCATAATAGTAAATCCATTTCCCATTATATATCCCATCTTTATAATTTTGTTTACGTTCGATTTGACCATTTTTGTAATAGACAATCACTTCCCCATTATATTTACCATTTTTATAATTTTCTTTATTTTCGATTTGACCATTCTCATAGTAAGAAATCAATTCTCCTTCCGCTTTTCCACCTTTAAAATTTCCTATAATTTGGATTTTTCCATTTTCATAATAGCCAATATATTCTCCATTTCTTTCCCCATCTTCATAATTTTCTTTATATTGGATTTTTCCATTTTTGTAATAAGTAACCATTTCCCCATTTGCTAATCCATCTTTATAATTTCCTTGATATTGAATTTGTCCATTTTCATAATAGGAAATCCATTCCCCATTTTGTTTCCCATCTTTATAATTTCCTTTACCTTTGATTTTTCCATTTTCGTTAAAGTAAATCCCTTCCCCATTTCTTTCCCCATCTTTATAATTTTCTTTACCTTTGATTTTTCCATTTTCGTAATAGACAATGAATTCCCCATTTAGTTCCCCGTCTTTATAATTTTCTCTAACTTGGATTTTCCCATTTTCGTAATAGACAATAGCTTCTCCTGTGTATGGAGTTTCTTTATTTACTTCATAATACATACCGTTTCTGTTTTGTAATTGCTCTCTATTAATTGATTTCCCATAACTCATTAAACTTATACTAAATATTAATATTAATAATAATTTTTTCATTTTCCTCCTCCCTTTATTTTTATTGTCGTTTAAGTATGCTTGATAATATTTGAAATTTCAAATTTGAAAAAAGCGATATTAATTAATATCCCCCTTACTCTATTCTTTATATCCCAGAATAATTTCCTTATAGAATTAGCCCTCCTAAAGATCTTAAACTGAAAAGTTTGGTTTTATAATGAATGGGATCTATCTTAAATTCTAATTTTTGGCTGAATACATAAAAAAATCAGGCATAGAAACCTGATTTTTTATTTATAAATTTTTCTATCTCTATCCCAGTAGGGGAGCAAGAGGTTTTCCTCTATGTGACCTACTGGAATTGAAATGAATTTTTTTTATGGGAGGGAATAGTATCGTAGAAAATGCTGTTTTTACCCTCTAATTTTATGGATGGTTAAATTAATAATATTAATTGTCATTTAGAATTGGTTTAAACTTTTCTTTTGCTTCATTATAAGCTCGTACAATATGTCTATTGAGATATATGTTTTTAGAACCAAAAAAGAAGCAGATGTCATCATCATATTCAGATTTTTGCTCAAAATCTCCAATCTTTATTAAAGAACATTTACCAAAAGCAACATTAAATGTAGATTTAATATTATTTTTTTCTATGTAGTGGTTATCTGAATCTGGATGACAAAGAGCGTCACGGACATATTTTATTAAATCACTTACATCTCTTATTTTACTCTCAATAACAATATCGTCAGTAAAACTTATACGAGAAGCATATTTCTCCGATTTATACATCAAATCACGAAGAGAAATAAGTATTTCAATAAAGGCTGCTCTCATTAAAACATGATTAGAATTATGGGGATGAAATATGCCACAAGACAATAGCTCCTCTATTCTTTTTAATGAACTATTGATATCACTTCTTGTAAAAAAATCAATTTTGTTTCCCATATAATATTCCTCCTTAAGTTTGATAATGAGTATAAAATTTTAATAAAAATAAATTATAAAAATAAATTATTTTTTAAGTGTAGAGCTGATATTTTATTTTGAATCTTTTGTACCATCAATTTTTAAAATTTTATTGACAGCTTTGTCACCCTTAACTTTTACATCTTGAATCGTATATAACCCTATAGAGAGAAATAAACTAAAAATAAAAACTACAAGAATAGTTCCTGTAACAAATAAATTTTTAAAAATTAATTGAATTCTTGACAAAATTGTACCGATTAAACAGATTTCTATGATCACTATAAAAAGATAATTATCAGAATGATCTAATTTCAACAAAGGAAGTAACAAGATTAAGAAAAGTATAATAGAACCAAAATCAAATTTATTAAAAACATATTTTTTTTTAGAATCTGCAAAGTATCTATCTAAATCAAAAC
This window harbors:
- the pstC gene encoding phosphate ABC transporter permease subunit PstC, giving the protein MKFIKWIIYFFTGISFIILLFIVLDTFIEGTKLFKHYPVSEFISGEKWHPLKNIVGILPFILSTLYTGLIAVLISLPISVFVAVALVFYVKNNNKLMMTVFRSMTGIPSVIYGLIGFVFIVQGFEKNLNMTSGETIIGGGILLAIMVIPYSLSTIFETIRKLDEKYREVSKSMGVSQEYYIYKLILPKSIYGIISGIILSFGRAVGETMAVIMLIGNSKVMPTLFSKGETLSGLIALEMGSAEIESFHYYALSGAGFFLIIILIFMGFLFEYFLKKNQVV
- a CDS encoding PstA family ABC transporter permease; the encoded protein is MGKIIKTLSYFSLTLLIIIVSILFIYPFYRADFILENKIFSAMVGTFEIGVFSMIFGGILAIAAAVYNVFYCKKGKKILSAVIRCSAGIPSIILGLFGYHFFVIKMGLGRCMLTSSLTLGIMIFPYIEIELEKCFNEVSRDLIDMSESLGVSREYMLVKLIFPVCRVEILNILTLASGFAMGATAPIILTGAIMYGKTGDIMKPFMALPYHIYILTSEGISVEGAFTASSILLVMVLFLNLGAKRVFNSVFNFFYNKN
- a CDS encoding tetratricopeptide repeat protein, with protein sequence MLRTAIFMEINEIKNLDERRVDLRSELIFNPDNRMALRELRAILCFQKKTDDAIDVYKKMLELDPKNAEYMAYMGYLYYEKDNFPEAIELFNKALDIDPEAPFVYFLLGNAFSRIGRIVDAIRAYDLAIFLDFDIYDAHVEFAIKYERMGRLKRALKEYIAAYEIDPRDEAIKEKIDFLREKIGE
- a CDS encoding D-alanine--D-alanine ligase gives rise to the protein MKIAVFMGGISTEREVSLKTGSAVLNSLIRQGYEAYGVNLTNENLVTSFIENEYDIAFLSLHGGCGEDGRVQGLLDLLGKKYTGSQAAPSTVAMDKIITKKIADSLGIKIPKTYTNKEEIDKFPIVIKPSKEGSSTGLYICKDMEDVEEALESLSNRSVIIEEYIKGVELTAGVLDGEALGVLKIIPHDGIYNYESKYTGGKTEYEYPAKISAEAYENAMRNAKLIHDELKLSGASRSDFILCNDKVYFLEVNTCPGMTETSLLPKLATLKNYTFDDVVKKIIFTSHKK
- a CDS encoding tetratricopeptide repeat protein; this encodes MKNKIIGTILLFLALAGYFKLDSDVKSKEENQLKKELNEKNIYLSSGLAKQNLGDYEGAIEDYNKAIKLDPNFKIAYNNRGVMRNALGNFRDAKKDFDKTIKLDPNYETAYYNRGLAKINLGDSNGAIEDFNKAIELDPNFKWVYYDRGLLKAELGDFNGSIEDFNKAIGLDPDFKLAYNSRSLAKYYLGNYRGAIKDCDKAIELDPNYATAYCDRGLAKAKLGDFNGAIEDFNKTIELDPNHIGAYNNRGNAKNMLRNAREAIKDFDKAIALDPNYATAYFSRGAAKMNLGDFNGAIEDFNKAIELDPNSIDVYNYRGAAKRELGDYEGAIEDFNEAAKRGGF
- a CDS encoding toxin-antitoxin system YwqK family antitoxin → MKKLLLILIFSISLMSYGKSINREQLQNRNGMYYEVNKETPYTGEAIVYYENGKIQVRENYKDGELNGEFIVYYENGKIKGKENYKDGERNGEGIYFNENGKIKGKGNYKDGKQNGEWISYYENGQIQYQGNYKDGLANGEMVTYYKNGKIQYKENYEDGERNGEYIGYYENGKIQIIGNFKGGKAEGELISYYENGQIENKENYKNGKYNGEVIVYYKNGQIERKQNYKDGIYNGKWIYYYEDGKIKGRLMY